The following are encoded together in the Xanthobacter autotrophicus Py2 genome:
- a CDS encoding Radical SAM domain protein (PFAM: Radical SAM domain protein~SMART: Elongator protein 3/MiaB/NifB~KEGG: bja:blr2519 hypothetical protein), whose protein sequence is MSRERDSLLDPAGTTVAAARAARGPRPAGPKAAGPKAAPKAKAAALAVNEPRANRILGRLAQEKAAPPPVVPPALDGEVGSVVDGERRRGRGAVSNAAGRFEPAARILFDDGWQSLEDLPPLRTQVMEERARTVITRNQSPDVAFDRSINAYRGCEHGCVYCFARPTHAYHGLSAGLDFETKLFVKPDAPELLARELSQASYQPRVIAMGTNTDPYQPIEKRYEVTRRLLEVLAEFGHPVGIVTKSGLVARDIDILAPMAEKGLVKVAISITTLDPHLARTMEPRAASPHVRLGTIRRLADAGIPTAVLTAPLIPALNDMEVERILDAAKAAGASEAGYVMLRLPLEIADLFREWLVTHFPDKARHVLGLIRQMHGGKDYDSAFGKRMRGDGPYAWTVGRRFEIAARRLGLAGRGLKLTTAHFRRPKPAGVQLSLFD, encoded by the coding sequence ATGAGCCGTGAGCGCGATTCCCTCCTCGATCCTGCCGGCACCACCGTCGCCGCGGCGCGTGCCGCACGCGGCCCAAGGCCGGCCGGCCCCAAGGCCGCTGGACCCAAGGCTGCACCCAAGGCCAAGGCGGCGGCCCTCGCGGTGAACGAGCCGCGCGCCAATCGCATCCTCGGGCGCCTCGCGCAGGAAAAGGCCGCACCGCCCCCCGTGGTCCCCCCAGCTCTCGACGGAGAGGTCGGGAGCGTGGTGGACGGGGAGCGCCGGCGCGGACGGGGCGCGGTCTCCAACGCCGCCGGCCGCTTCGAGCCGGCCGCCCGCATCCTGTTCGACGACGGCTGGCAGAGCCTGGAGGACCTGCCGCCCCTGCGCACGCAGGTGATGGAAGAGCGCGCACGCACGGTCATCACCCGCAACCAGTCGCCGGATGTCGCCTTCGATCGCTCCATCAACGCCTATCGGGGCTGCGAGCACGGCTGCGTCTATTGCTTCGCCCGGCCGACCCACGCCTATCACGGCCTGTCGGCGGGCCTCGATTTCGAGACCAAGCTGTTCGTGAAGCCGGACGCGCCGGAACTGCTGGCGCGGGAGCTGTCCCAGGCGTCCTACCAGCCCCGCGTCATCGCCATGGGCACCAACACCGATCCCTATCAGCCCATCGAAAAGCGCTACGAGGTCACCCGCCGCCTGCTGGAGGTGCTCGCCGAATTCGGCCATCCGGTGGGCATCGTCACCAAGTCGGGACTGGTGGCGCGCGACATCGACATCCTCGCCCCCATGGCCGAGAAGGGCCTCGTCAAGGTGGCCATCTCCATCACCACCCTCGATCCGCATCTGGCCCGCACCATGGAGCCGCGGGCGGCGAGCCCCCATGTGCGGCTCGGCACCATCCGCCGCCTCGCCGATGCGGGCATTCCCACTGCGGTGCTCACCGCCCCGCTCATTCCGGCGCTCAACGACATGGAGGTGGAGCGCATCCTCGATGCCGCCAAGGCCGCCGGCGCCAGCGAGGCGGGCTATGTCATGCTGCGCCTGCCGCTGGAGATCGCCGACCTGTTCCGCGAATGGCTGGTGACCCACTTCCCGGACAAGGCGCGGCACGTGCTCGGCCTGATCCGCCAGATGCACGGCGGAAAGGACTATGACTCCGCCTTCGGAAAGCGGATGCGGGGAGACGGCCCCTATGCCTGGACCGTGGGCCGCCGCTTCGAGATCGCGGCACGGCGGCTCGGCCTCGCCGGGCGCGGGCTGAAGCTGACCACCGCCCATTTCCGCCGCCCCAAGCCGGCCGGCGTGCAGCTCAGCCTGTTCGATTGA
- a CDS encoding aa3 type cytochrome c oxidase subunit IV (PFAM: aa3 type cytochrome c oxidase subunit IV~KEGG: bbt:BBta_6859 hypothetical protein) — MAEHATTEYAIADGNDYAEHEGTYVLFTALTKWGAIAVAVLLTLMWIFLL, encoded by the coding sequence ATGGCTGAACACGCCACGACCGAATACGCCATTGCGGACGGTAACGACTACGCCGAGCACGAAGGCACCTATGTGCTGTTCACCGCCCTGACCAAATGGGGCGCGATCGCTGTCGCCGTCCTCCTCACCCTCATGTGGATCTTCCTCCTCTGA
- a CDS encoding Glyoxalase/bleomycin resistance protein/dioxygenase (PFAM: Glyoxalase/bleomycin resistance protein/dioxygenase~KEGG: mes:Meso_1165 glyoxalase/bleomycin resistance protein/dioxygenase) yields the protein MPPAPALRLHLVTLGVGDLGRAIAFYIAMGLERRDLDTQGVAFFLAGHVVLSLYPRDRLADDASLADTPPQPFSGQTLACNVAQEAAVALVIARAVAAGGKEVKPAQKVFWGGTSGYFADPDGHLWEVAHNPFFPFDAEGRLTVPERAAS from the coding sequence ATGCCGCCGGCACCCGCGCTTCGCCTGCATCTCGTCACCCTGGGGGTCGGCGACCTTGGCCGCGCCATCGCCTTCTACATCGCGATGGGACTGGAGCGGCGGGACCTGGACACGCAGGGCGTCGCCTTCTTCCTCGCCGGGCATGTGGTGCTGAGCCTGTATCCGCGCGACCGCCTTGCCGACGACGCCTCCTTGGCCGACACGCCGCCGCAGCCCTTCAGCGGCCAGACCCTCGCCTGCAATGTGGCGCAGGAAGCCGCGGTCGCGCTCGTGATCGCCCGCGCCGTGGCGGCCGGAGGCAAAGAGGTCAAGCCAGCGCAGAAGGTGTTCTGGGGCGGTACCAGCGGCTATTTCGCCGATCCCGACGGGCACCTGTGGGAAGTGGCGCACAACCCCTTCTTCCCGTTCGATGCCGAAGGCCGGCTCACAGTGCCGGAGCGGGCCGCTTCATGA
- a CDS encoding NAD(P)(+) transhydrogenase (AB-specific) (PFAM: alanine dehydrogenase/PNT domain protein~KEGG: rpd:RPD_1415 NAD(P)(+) transhydrogenase (AB-specific)), producing the protein MKIAVPAEVDLGEPRVAATPDTVKRLVALGASVAVETGAGLKSGILDADFEAAGATIAPTAADALYGAEVVLKVRRPTEAELSSYKPGALLLAIVDPYGNDEALATLARYNVNAFAMELMPRITRAQVMDVLSSQANLAGYRAVIDAAAEFNRALPQMMTAAGTVPAARVFVMGAGVAGLQAIATARRLGAIVTATDVRPAAKEQVASLGAKFVAVEDEEFKQAETAAGYAKPMSAEYQAKQAALVAEHIKKQDIVITTALIPGRPAPRLITAQMVASMRPGSIIVDLAVERGGNVEGSVPGEVAWVGNVKIVGHLNVPGRIAASSSPLYAKNLFNFFETMVDKATKSLAVKWDDELVKATLLTRDGAVVHPNFAPKNLATTSEGAA; encoded by the coding sequence ATGAAAATCGCTGTCCCCGCCGAGGTTGATCTCGGCGAGCCGCGGGTCGCTGCGACCCCGGATACGGTGAAGCGTCTGGTCGCGCTCGGCGCCAGCGTGGCGGTCGAGACGGGCGCGGGCCTCAAGTCGGGCATTCTGGATGCCGACTTCGAAGCCGCCGGCGCCACCATCGCGCCCACCGCCGCCGATGCCCTGTACGGCGCTGAAGTGGTACTGAAGGTTCGCCGTCCGACGGAAGCTGAACTTTCGTCGTACAAGCCCGGCGCGCTGCTGCTGGCCATCGTCGATCCCTATGGCAACGACGAGGCCCTGGCCACGCTGGCGCGCTACAACGTCAACGCCTTCGCCATGGAGCTGATGCCCCGCATCACCCGCGCGCAGGTGATGGACGTGCTGTCCTCGCAGGCGAACCTCGCCGGCTATCGCGCCGTCATCGACGCCGCGGCCGAATTCAATCGCGCCCTGCCGCAGATGATGACAGCCGCCGGCACTGTGCCCGCCGCGCGCGTCTTCGTCATGGGCGCCGGCGTGGCGGGCCTTCAGGCCATCGCCACCGCGCGCCGCCTCGGCGCCATCGTGACTGCCACCGACGTGCGCCCCGCCGCCAAGGAACAGGTCGCCTCGCTGGGCGCCAAGTTCGTCGCGGTGGAGGACGAGGAGTTCAAGCAGGCCGAGACCGCCGCCGGCTACGCCAAGCCCATGTCGGCCGAGTACCAGGCCAAGCAGGCGGCCCTCGTCGCCGAGCACATCAAGAAGCAGGACATTGTCATCACCACCGCCCTGATCCCCGGCCGGCCCGCGCCGCGCCTGATCACGGCGCAGATGGTGGCCTCCATGCGGCCCGGCTCCATCATCGTCGACCTGGCGGTGGAGCGTGGCGGCAACGTGGAAGGCTCGGTGCCCGGCGAAGTGGCCTGGGTCGGCAACGTCAAGATCGTCGGCCACCTCAACGTGCCCGGCCGCATCGCGGCGTCGTCCTCGCCGCTCTACGCCAAGAACCTGTTCAACTTCTTCGAGACGATGGTGGACAAGGCGACCAAGTCCCTTGCCGTGAAGTGGGACGACGAGCTGGTCAAGGCCACCCTCCTCACCCGCGACGGCGCCGTCGTGCATCCCAACTTCGCACCCAAGAATCTCGCCACCACCAGCGAGGGAGCGGCCTGA